A part of Apodemus sylvaticus chromosome 19, mApoSyl1.1, whole genome shotgun sequence genomic DNA contains:
- the Znf280b gene encoding zinc finger protein 280B has protein sequence MERPFVLGDKRQNSEPQRSSQEPIQVLDDDGDDDAELIFVGVEKVKEDAELIFVGVTSTSQPANSNILNRVTPGSRLKRKHNRLRETTTQRLQPSRPAAPTSEAVIVLPASPVESRSTDSPIIIEPLSESDCKGNSPQVVPSSSSKCCSPLVTLSSSENSPVKAALSGGDLNQSLYVSKCHFSINPQRPDRSIEIVKQLPSTLPPSGTFHTSNAQQKTPSFDAPTSLGRGVNGAPPPEDSVHPGQDSGLVEADSSSLASQETFDPKKGSLTLLLSDFYYGQDKGDGKPEQKTHTAFKCPSCLKALKNVKFMNHTKHHLELERQGSEDAWESHTTCLRCHRQFDSPFQLECHIDRVHTAPDPSVVCKICELSFETDQVLLQHMKDTHKPGEMPYVCQVCKYRSSVFADVETHFTKCHVSTKNLLCPFCLKIFKTGMPYMCHYRGHWERSNHQCSKCRLQFLTFKEKMEHKTQCHQMFKKPKQLEGLPPETKVVIQVSVQPVESESVKVASITVSTADWEPSSYPRPQGRPSQKPH, from the coding sequence ATGGAGCGGCCATTTGTGTTAGGTGACAAGAGACAAAATTCAGAGCCGCAGCGGAGTTCACAGGAACCCATTCAAGTCCTCGATGACGATGGTGATGATGACGCGGAACTCATCTTTGTAGGGGTGGAGAAAGTAAAGGAAGACGCCGAGCTCATCTTTGTCGGAGTAACTTCAACTTCACAACCCGCCAACTCGAACATTCTGAACAGAGTCACCCCAGGCTCACGgttaaaaagaaagcataacCGACTTAGAGAGACCACGACTCAAAGACTGCAGCCCTCACGTCCTGCTGCCCCCACATCAGAGGCAGTGATTGTCCTGCCAGCGTCTCCGGTTGAATCAAGATCGACAGATAGTCCTATCATTATTGAGCCTTTGTCTGAGTCTGATTGTAAAGGTAATTCACCACAAGTTGTGCCTAGTAGCTCTTCAAAGTGCTGTTCGCCTCTGGTCACACTCTCAAGTTCAGAGAATAGTCCAGTAAAGGCAGCGCTTTCAGGAGGAGATTTGAATCAAAGTTTGTATGTCTCAAAGTGCCATTTTTCCATAAATCCACAGAGGCCTGACCGTAGTATTGAGATTGTAAAACAACTCCCTTCAACTTTGCCCCCTTCAGGGACTTTCCATACCTCGAATGCGCAGCAGAAGACGCCTTCCTTTGACGCTCCCACCTCACTGGGCCGCGGTGTGAACGGGGCGCCTCCTCCAGAGGACTCTGTCCACCCTGGTCAGGACAGTGGATTGGTGGAGGCAGACTCTTCAAGTCTAGCAAGTCAAGAGACTTTTGATCCCAAGAAAGGAAGTTTGACTCTGTTACTTAGTGACTTCTATTATGGACAGGACAAAGGAGATGGGAAGCCAGAGCAGAAGACCCACACCGCCTTTAAATGCCCCAGCTGCTTGAAAGccctaaaaaatgttaaatttatgaACCACACCAAGCATCACTTGGAGTTGGAGAGGCAGGGGAGTGAGGATGCTTGGGAGAGTCACACCACCTGCCTGCGCTGCCACCGGCAGTTCGATTCCCCATTCCAGCTGGAGTGCCACATCGACCGTGTGCACACGGCACCAGACCCTTCCGTGGTCTGCAAAATCTGTGAATTGTCCTTTGAGACCGACCAAGTCCTTCTGCAGCACATGAAGGACACTCACAAGCCTGGGGAGATGCCCTATGTCTGCCAGGTCTGTAAGTACAGGTCGTCTGTCTTCGCCGACGTGGAGACCCACTTTACAAAGTGCCATGTAAGCACTAAGAACCTGCTCTGTCCGTTTTGTCTTAAGATCTTCAAAACTGGGATGCCCTACATGTGCCATTACAGGGGCCACTGGGAAAGGAGCAACCACCAGTGCTCCAAGTGCCGCCTGCAGTTTTTAACCttcaaggagaagatggagcacaAGACACAGTGCCACCAAATGTTTAAGAAGCCCAAGCAGCTGGAAGGGCTGCCTCCCGAGACGAAGGTGGTGATTCAGGTGTCCGTGCAGCCTGTGGAGTCAGAGTCTGTGAAGGTGGCTTCAATCACTGTGAGCACAGCAGACTGGGAGCCATCATCTTACCCCAGACCTCAAGGCAGACCTTCACAAAAGCCCCATTAA